The DNA window ACAAAACTAAACCAAAGTTAAATAGGAGAACTCAAATGGCTAAATATCGACATAATCTGCCCCAATTATCGAGCGATCTATTTCTCACCGATGGGGGAATCGAAACTACGTTGATCTTTCGCGAAGGGTTAGAGCTACCTGACTTTGCTGCCTTCGATTTATTAAAGCACGAGGCAGGCTATCGAGCCCTTGAGTCATACTTCCGCACCTATGCTGCCCTCGCTAAGAACTATCAAGTTGGCCTGGTTCTAGAGAGCGCCACCTGGCGGGCCAACCCGGATTGGGCGACAAAACTGGGATACTCCAGTACTGCCCTTACTGAGGTCAACCGTCAGGCGATTGCTCTCCTACACGATATCCGCCAGGAATACGAAACTGAACAAAGTCTGATGGTGATTAGTGGATGTATTGGCCCTCGTGGAGATGGCTATATTCCTGCTGATGCAATGACCGCAGAAGCCGCCGCAGATTACCATCGCTCCCAAATTGCTACCTTTGGTGATGCGGATGCTGACTTGGTTACAGCCATCACGATGAACTATGTCGAAGAAGCGATTGGCATTACCTCTGCGGCCCAATCCGTGGGGATGCCTGTCGTCATCTCCTTTACAGTGGAAACCGATGGTAGATTGCCTACAGGCCAGAGCTTGAAGGATGCGATCGCCCAAGTGGATCAGGCTACTAACCAAGCTCCTGCTTACTACATGATTAACTGTGCCCACCCAACCCACTTTGCAGAAACAATGATTTCTGGGGAATCTTGGCTAGAGCGAATCCAGGGTATCCGAGCCAATGCGTCTCCTAAAAGCCATGCAGAATTAAATGAGTCAGAAACTCTGGACGATGGTAATCCAGAAGAACTGGGCAATCAGTACCGTGAACTGAGACAGAGATTTGCCCATTTGAATGTCCTAGGAGGCTGCTGTGGCACCGACCACCGCCATGTCGAAGCGATCTGTAAAGCTTGTTTGCCTCTATTTTGGACATACCTTTCAAACGGACAGTTATTACATAGGGGCTAACAGAATCTCACTGAGTCCACGTCACCTGTCAAATTCAGAGAGGACAGTCTAAATCCTCATAAGCATCACGTAAAGCCCAACTTGAAACTAAATGCCAAGCAGGCAAAGTGTGAGGGTTGCCAACTCCAGATTTTGGTAAGCGATCGCAAGCTGGTAGTGCGTCAAATGATAGTGGGATAAGTGAATAAATCATGCCAAGTCCGATCAAGTTCGCACTCGCAGCACGGTTGCCTGTGCCCATACGCACGAATGGTTGGGCACCTTTGCAGCCCCTGGAAATGGCACCCCTAAAGCGGATCC is part of the Trichocoleus sp. FACHB-46 genome and encodes:
- a CDS encoding homocysteine S-methyltransferase family protein — encoded protein: MAKYRHNLPQLSSDLFLTDGGIETTLIFREGLELPDFAAFDLLKHEAGYRALESYFRTYAALAKNYQVGLVLESATWRANPDWATKLGYSSTALTEVNRQAIALLHDIRQEYETEQSLMVISGCIGPRGDGYIPADAMTAEAAADYHRSQIATFGDADADLVTAITMNYVEEAIGITSAAQSVGMPVVISFTVETDGRLPTGQSLKDAIAQVDQATNQAPAYYMINCAHPTHFAETMISGESWLERIQGIRANASPKSHAELNESETLDDGNPEELGNQYRELRQRFAHLNVLGGCCGTDHRHVEAICKACLPLFWTYLSNGQLLHRG